CAGCACGGGGCGCCCTACAGCGGGCCAGCGGCGCTGCCCTTCCGCGGAGACCCGGCGCTGCTCGCGCGGGCGCTCGAGAACCTGCTGGAGAACGTGGGCAGGTACGCGCCCGGGGCGCCGGTCGCCGTGCGGCTGGAGCTGGAGAGCGGGCAGGTCGCCCTGAGCGTCGAGGACCGGGGCCCGGGTGTCCCGGAGGACGCGGCGGCGCGGCTCGGGGAGGCGTTTTACCGGGTACCGGGCACCCGCAGCGCCGGAAGCGGGCTGGGGCTGGCGGTGGTGAGGCGCGTCGCGCAGGTCCACGGCGGGGGGGGGCGGGGCCGGGGGCGGGGGGGCGGGGGGGGGCTGGTCATGGGCGGGGCCCAGCGGGGGGGGGGGGGGCGGGCCCGCGCCCCCCGCCGTCACGCTGGTCTTGCCGTACCCGCTGCCGGAAGCGTGAAGGGAGCGGCGCGGGCCCGGCCCGCGTGGCCTCGCCTACGCCACCCCCAGGCCCGACACCGCGCGGGCGATCAGGTAGGCCGCGCCCGCCGCCAGCCCCCCGACCAGGGTGGTCTGCGCGCCGCTCCTGAGCATGTTGACGCCCGTGAAGCGTCCCTTGACCGCCCCGAAGACCGCCAGCGCCAGCAGGGTCAGCCCCACCGAGACCGTCAGCGCCTGGGTGACCGGCAGCCGGAAGGCGTACGGGATCAGCGGCACCAGCCCGCCCAGCACGTAGGCCCCGCCGATGGTCAGGGCGCTGCGCAGGGCGCGCGAGGGGTGGGGTTCTTCCAGCCCCAGCTCCTCGCGCATCATGAAGCGCACCCAGCTCTCGGGGTTGGACGTGATGGCGCGGGTGGCCTGCTCCAGCGCGTCACCGGCCAGGCCGTAGCCGCTGAACAGGTCGCGTACCTCCTGCGTCTCGCGCTCGGGCAGCTCGCGGACCTCACGCTGCTCGCGCGCCAGCTCGCTCTGGTAGGACTCCGCGTCGCTGCGGGCCGCCAGGTAGCCGCCCAGGCCCATGGCGATGCTGCCCGCCGCGACCTCTGCCAGGCCCGCGACCAGGATCAGGCCGCTGCTGGTGATCGCGCCCGACAGGCCAGCAGCCAGCGCGAAGGGCACGGTCAGGCCGTCGCTCATGCCGATCACTACGTCGCGCACGGTCTCGGAGCCGGTGAAATGCTGCTCGGTGTGGGGGGTCTGGGGCATGGATGGTTTCTCCTGAGTGGTAGAGAGGGAGAGGGACGGTTGGATCAGGCCCCGGAAGCCACGTGCCGGGGCCAGCGGTCAGAGAAGGAATGGGGGCTGTGACGGACGATGCGGGGACGCAGATGGGGCGGCCCGGCCCTCCCCACGACCTTACCCCCGGTGAGGCCGGGCGGGCGAGGGTGCCCGGCGCGCTTCCAGCAGGCGCAGGGCGGTGGCGGCGAGTGTGGCCGTCACGCCCACGGCGTACAGCGGCATCGCGGGGTCGCTGCCGAGCAGCAGCCCGTGGAGGGTGGCGAGGATGAAGGCCGGGTACGCCAGCAGGTGCAGCGCCTTCCAGGCCCGCCGGGACAGCCGGGTCCGCCACAGCGTCGAGGCGTAGACGAGGGCCAGCAGCTCCAGGCCCACCGTGCCCAGGCCGACCGGAAGCGGCTCGAAGGTCGCGCGCCCCGGCACCAGCACGCCTGCCAGCGTCTGCGGGAAGCGGCCATCCACCAGCAGGAAGGCCCCGTGGACGGCGGACGCGGCGAGGGCGAACCCGGACAGCAGGCCGTGCCAGCCGTAGCTCACGGCGCGCGGCCACCAAGGCGGGGCGAACTTCGAGGCGGTGAGCGTTCCCAGCACCACGCTCAGCGTGAGGGCGACGTACGCCGTGAGGCCGGTGGCCCGCAGCACCAGCCAGGCCAGCGGCCCGGACGCGAGCTGCCCGTATGCGAGCAGCCACGCTCCCGCGAGGCCCGTGAGCAGCAGGGCGCCGAGCACGTCGTTCAGGAGGCGCCCCCGGTCCGGTGAGGCGGGGGTCACGCCGCCCCCCGAACGGGCCCGAAGCCGCCCGGGCCCCAGAGCAGCGCCCGTCCCGAACGCTCGTAGGCCAGCACCACCGCCCGGCGGGCGAGGCGGCCCAGCTCGGCCTCGTCCAGAAACGCGAGCTTGGTGAGGACCTCGGCGACCGTGAGCTGCCGGGCCGCCACCGTGACCTGCACGAGGCGTGAACGCAGGGGGCGCCCCGTGCGGGGATCGATCAGGTGAGGTCCTCCGGGAAACACCCGGGTCAGCACGCTGCTGGTCGCCACCCCCCAGCGGCCCGCCGGGAGGTCGAGGGCCAGCGGCGGGCCGCCGAAGGGGTGGGCGACGCTCACGCTGACCGGCGCCCGCTGCGCGAGCAGCACGTCTCCACCCGCGTCGAGGACGAACTCGCCCTCGAACCCGGCGCTGGCGCGCGACGCAATCCACGTCTTGGCAGTGCCGCCCAGGTCGAGGCCGACCCCGGGGGCCAGGTGGATGCTCCCGGCGCTCACCCGCACCTGCCGGGCGTCCGGCACCCCGCGGGCCAGCGGCCGGCCCGGGCTGGGCTCGCCGTACCCCACCTGCTGGAGGGCGCCCAGCACGGTGGGCGTCACCAGGCCGCGCGTGGCGCGCGCGATCCTGAGCGCGTGGCGCAGCGCCGCCGTCAGCTCGGCGGGCGGGTCCTCCAGCACGCCGCTCTGGTTCAGGCGGGTGAGCGGGGAGGCGCGGAAGCGGGTCAGCAGGGCTTCCAGCCGCCGCATCTCGGCGAGCACGCGGGTCGCGCCCACGCCACGCAGATGCACGGTGGTGCCCAGCAGCGCCGCCTTCAGAGCGGGCATCAGCTCCCCCGGGTCGTGGCGACCGCCGGGCCACGCGCCTGCCCGGGCGTCACCACCCGCACGTCGTCGGGGGCCGGGTCCAGCGCCTGCGGGAGGACCACCGACGAACGCAGTGGGGAACGGCCCACCTCCTGCGAGTACCGGGCGAGCGTGCCCGCGTACAGGCCCAGGCCCACCACCACCAGCACCCGGGAGGCCGTGAGGGGATCGAACCTGGCGTTGCGGCGGCGTGGCTCAGTCATCGTGCCCCTCCCCGTGCCTACCGTCATCGTTTTCCTCGTTGAGGCGGGTCGCAGAGCTGGAGGCCTGACCAACCGGGAAGGGTCGCTGAATGAAGACGGCGACTGGCCGGGGCGCGGCCGTCGCCGGCGGCGGGGCGGCGGAGACCTTCAGCCAGCCGTAGCCCACGAGGGCGGCGACCAGCCCGATGGCCGTGAGCAGCAAGAGACGCGGTGCATGCATGGTTCCCTCCTGGGTGCAGGGTGCCAGGAGGTGGTTACGACAGGGTTAAGTGGTGCGCGACCAGCCGGGGGCGGGTTCCAGGTCAGCGCGCCAGACAGGCGGGCCCTGCAGAAACGCCCTCCCGACCTCGGCGCGGGCTCAGCGGAGACGGGCACGACGCCCGTCAGGACAAGGCGACCGGCGGGTGCTGGAACGGCCCTGACCCTGCCGGGCGTCCCCCACCCACCCGGAGACCCCCCGCTGGGCGACGCGGCGGCGCCGTGGTCAACGGGCGAGGGGCGTGACCGAGGAGGCCCGCAGGTGAAGCGGCGTTGCCACGTTCTCCACGGGCATGGGCCGGTTGCCCAGCTCCAGGCGGCCCACCACCCGCACGTGCGAGCCGGGGGCGGGGATATTCATGCCGCGCGGCAGCTCCACCAGCACATGCCGCCACATGCCCTCGACCTCGTTGGGCCAGTCGGCCGCCTCCAGGCAGTAGGGGCACTCCCGGAGAGGAAAGGCGGTCAGCACCAGCAGTTCGGGGAGTTCCCCCTCCTCGCCGGGGGCCACGAAGCCGTCCAGGCTGACCTCGCGGCCGTTCAGGGAGAGGGCCAGCGGGGAGAACTCGGG
This genomic stretch from Deinococcus planocerae harbors:
- a CDS encoding ferric reductase-like transmembrane domain-containing protein, with amino-acid sequence MTPASPDRGRLLNDVLGALLLTGLAGAWLLAYGQLASGPLAWLVLRATGLTAYVALTLSVVLGTLTASKFAPPWWPRAVSYGWHGLLSGFALAASAVHGAFLLVDGRFPQTLAGVLVPGRATFEPLPVGLGTVGLELLALVYASTLWRTRLSRRAWKALHLLAYPAFILATLHGLLLGSDPAMPLYAVGVTATLAATALRLLEARRAPSPARPHRG
- a CDS encoding FAD:protein FMN transferase, which encodes MPALKAALLGTTVHLRGVGATRVLAEMRRLEALLTRFRASPLTRLNQSGVLEDPPAELTAALRHALRIARATRGLVTPTVLGALQQVGYGEPSPGRPLARGVPDARQVRVSAGSIHLAPGVGLDLGGTAKTWIASRASAGFEGEFVLDAGGDVLLAQRAPVSVSVAHPFGGPPLALDLPAGRWGVATSSVLTRVFPGGPHLIDPRTGRPLRSRLVQVTVAARQLTVAEVLTKLAFLDEAELGRLARRAVVLAYERSGRALLWGPGGFGPVRGAA
- a CDS encoding VIT1/CCC1 transporter family protein, producing MPQTPHTEQHFTGSETVRDVVIGMSDGLTVPFALAAGLSGAITSSGLILVAGLAEVAAGSIAMGLGGYLAARSDAESYQSELAREQREVRELPERETQEVRDLFSGYGLAGDALEQATRAITSNPESWVRFMMREELGLEEPHPSRALRSALTIGGAYVLGGLVPLIPYAFRLPVTQALTVSVGLTLLALAVFGAVKGRFTGVNMLRSGAQTTLVGGLAAGAAYLIARAVSGLGVA